In Desulfofundulus kuznetsovii DSM 6115, the following are encoded in one genomic region:
- a CDS encoding class I adenylate-forming enzyme family protein, producing MNLALRLAEVGRLFPDHEALVFHDQRIPYATLNYWVNRFANGLKKLGLAPGERVLISLENCPEFVVSFYSVIGARGVAVPIDPLYTIHEVAVIARDASPALVICNSANISIFTELARKLPIPRGFIVTDAAKTIPNAYSYEELLVSSPADDPARPRERDDVAEILYTPGNTGKPKGVMLTYGNLYSNAFTFARLCGFTPQDRTLLVAPAYHSAAQTCVLHASLVAGATVVIHEKWPGARAVLQTIQDEKITFFFGPPTMYVLLLEEPQAENFDLSSWKIAFCGGAHLPVQVFHAFEKKFGLQITEGYGLTETSPVVCCNPVVGVKKPGSVGPPIPGVEVKIVDYEDQPLPAGQVGEIVVRGPNVMKGYFNQEEETQKVLRNGWLHTGDLGYMDEDGYVFIVGRKKNVIIRGGLNIDPREVEEVLYQHPQVFDAVVVGVPDPVMGEEVTALVMPRGHERLDPAELQAFCAQRLAPYKVPRKIQCIEGLPKTTSGKLLRKEVKRMLEHMQENTPS from the coding sequence ATGAACCTGGCCCTGAGGCTGGCCGAAGTCGGCCGGCTTTTCCCCGATCACGAAGCCCTGGTTTTTCACGATCAACGCATACCCTATGCCACCCTTAACTACTGGGTTAACCGTTTTGCCAACGGCTTAAAAAAGTTAGGGCTGGCGCCTGGTGAACGGGTGCTCATATCGTTGGAAAATTGCCCCGAATTCGTGGTTTCCTTTTACTCAGTCATAGGTGCAAGGGGCGTTGCCGTTCCCATTGATCCCCTTTATACCATTCATGAAGTAGCTGTTATTGCCCGGGACGCTTCCCCTGCCCTTGTCATTTGTAACTCGGCAAATATCTCCATATTTACCGAACTCGCCAGGAAACTCCCTATTCCCCGGGGCTTCATTGTTACAGATGCTGCAAAAACTATTCCAAATGCCTATTCCTATGAGGAATTGCTGGTATCGTCTCCCGCCGACGACCCTGCCCGGCCCAGAGAAAGGGATGACGTGGCGGAAATACTTTATACTCCCGGAAATACCGGTAAGCCCAAGGGAGTGATGTTAACCTACGGCAATCTTTACAGTAACGCGTTCACCTTTGCCCGCTTGTGCGGGTTCACCCCCCAGGACCGGACCCTGCTAGTAGCACCGGCTTACCACTCGGCGGCCCAAACCTGTGTACTACACGCTTCCCTGGTCGCCGGGGCCACGGTGGTCATCCATGAAAAATGGCCTGGAGCCCGCGCGGTCTTACAAACCATCCAGGATGAAAAGATCACCTTTTTCTTTGGCCCGCCTACCATGTATGTGTTGCTGCTGGAAGAACCGCAGGCCGAGAACTTTGATCTAAGCTCCTGGAAAATTGCCTTTTGCGGTGGCGCTCACCTGCCCGTTCAGGTTTTCCACGCCTTTGAGAAAAAGTTTGGCCTGCAGATTACGGAGGGTTACGGCCTTACTGAAACTTCCCCGGTAGTATGCTGCAACCCCGTGGTTGGTGTCAAAAAACCGGGTTCCGTCGGCCCCCCCATTCCGGGCGTGGAGGTAAAAATTGTAGATTATGAGGATCAACCCCTACCTGCCGGTCAGGTGGGAGAAATCGTGGTCCGGGGGCCAAACGTAATGAAGGGGTACTTTAACCAGGAAGAAGAAACCCAAAAGGTGCTCCGCAACGGCTGGCTGCATACGGGAGACCTGGGTTATATGGACGAAGACGGCTATGTATTCATCGTTGGCCGTAAAAAGAACGTGATTATCCGTGGAGGATTAAACATCGATCCCCGGGAGGTCGAAGAGGTTCTCTACCAGCATCCCCAGGTTTTCGATGCCGTTGTTGTAGGTGTCCCCGATCCCGTGATGGGAGAAGAAGTGACGGCCCTGGTCATGCCCCGGGGCCACGAAAGGCTTGACCCTGCGGAATTACAGGCCTTCTGTGCTCAGAGGCTAGCCCCTTATAAGGTACCCCGTAAAATACAGTGTATCGAAGGCTTGCCCAAAACAACTTCCGGAAAACTTTTAAGGAAGGAAGTAAAAAGGATGTTAGAACATATGCAGGAAAATACCCCTTCCTGA
- a CDS encoding polysaccharide deacetylase family protein — protein MTQSLFKIITFLLGIYALLPTALARLCHIGVIWQGPRGGKRVAITFDDGPDPVYTPQVLDILKQYKVRACFFVLGHKAKAHPELITRMTAEGHEVASHGFRHHFPWFLGPRAMIREVREASRVIAEITGQPPRLYRPPWGLFNLFSLLHSYLFGQRVVLWSFMSWDWGRRCTPESITRQVLSRVREGSILVFHDSDDTPGATPGAPAKMLAALPLIIEGLQQRGLSVAPLAELYLPQENFWSRLGQRMDSFLTRLFGIKELYFDGRPTLFRLRMKRYRGRPLALSDGTLLRPRDPIAELHLNNEMLKEITRTGKSPERIALLTLKEVKRSLPALARWVQSTPQGKNIRAVVGLTMLYRGTERLGFTVSEPPAIIKSLATWYQGWLLSLYHSEGRLRLHRHKEKLSPKIVAMGREELLRRYLRVTENDPGRRQHLTG, from the coding sequence ATGACGCAATCCCTGTTTAAAATAATCACTTTTCTCCTGGGGATATATGCCCTCTTACCCACCGCCCTGGCGCGCCTTTGCCATATCGGGGTCATCTGGCAGGGACCCCGGGGCGGTAAGCGGGTAGCCATTACCTTTGATGACGGCCCCGATCCCGTCTATACTCCCCAGGTTTTAGACATCTTAAAGCAATATAAGGTACGGGCATGCTTTTTTGTACTCGGTCACAAGGCCAAAGCTCATCCGGAATTGATCACCAGAATGACTGCCGAAGGGCACGAAGTGGCCAGCCACGGCTTTCGCCATCATTTTCCCTGGTTTTTAGGGCCCCGGGCTATGATCAGGGAAGTAAGGGAAGCCAGCCGGGTAATCGCGGAAATCACCGGCCAGCCGCCGCGCCTGTACCGGCCGCCCTGGGGTTTATTTAACCTTTTCTCACTGCTCCACAGTTACCTGTTTGGCCAGCGGGTGGTATTATGGTCTTTTATGAGCTGGGACTGGGGACGCCGCTGTACCCCCGAATCCATAACCCGCCAGGTTCTTTCCCGTGTGCGAGAGGGCTCGATCCTGGTTTTCCACGACAGCGATGATACTCCGGGGGCAACCCCGGGAGCACCTGCAAAAATGCTGGCGGCCCTGCCCTTAATTATAGAAGGGCTGCAACAGCGAGGGCTATCCGTCGCCCCGCTAGCAGAACTGTATTTGCCCCAGGAAAATTTCTGGAGCCGCCTGGGGCAGAGGATGGACTCTTTTCTTACACGTTTATTCGGTATAAAGGAGCTGTACTTTGACGGCCGCCCCACCCTCTTTCGTCTCCGGATGAAGCGTTATCGCGGCAGGCCCCTGGCTCTATCCGATGGGACACTTTTACGACCCCGGGATCCCATTGCCGAACTTCACCTGAACAATGAAATGCTCAAAGAAATCACCCGGACCGGAAAAAGCCCGGAACGGATTGCTCTGCTTACTTTAAAAGAAGTAAAGCGTTCCCTTCCCGCCCTTGCCCGTTGGGTGCAAAGTACACCCCAGGGGAAAAATATCCGGGCTGTAGTTGGGTTAACGATGCTTTACCGAGGAACGGAACGCCTGGGTTTTACCGTCAGCGAGCCTCCGGCCATCATTAAAAGCCTGGCCACCTGGTATCAGGGCTGGCTTTTGAGCCTTTATCACTCCGAGGGCCGGTTACGCCTGCACCGGCATAAGGAAAAGCTTTCCCCGAAAATCGTGGCTATGGGGAGGGAAGAACTGCTCCGCCGTTATTTACGGGTAACAGAAAATGACCCCGGCCGGCGGCAACACTTGACGGGGTAA
- a CDS encoding MFS transporter: MLPANLTRQEWILLVILFTTEFARGAFFLSFLPIYAVKHLGLSITAAGFAVSAHYFTETASKTAAGWHFDRTGRPVLLIGLITGLASLMAMKLWPLPVILVGASALLGLGMSPVWLGVMSEVAPVEMPGRASRVGLVFAAWLAGAGAGLVAVNFILHRGFEPAFSMIIILWLVSVVLTLFILPSRGRREKQTRQGIFLSLARLATNPAVTRILIPGMFLQTFCAGLLLPVLPLFAQNQLGLSYNQYGLLLLAGGGTAVLGLLPMGMVLGRLTLNSLLAAGFGLSALCLGLLAVSHGPQSAFPLAILLGLSYAVILPAWNTLLARVIPPERQATGWGVFATVEGLGAAIGPALGSLVARYGGITAPIMLATLLLITVAIFYTFYPLEKFLVK, from the coding sequence TTGCTGCCGGCAAACCTTACCCGCCAGGAATGGATACTGCTGGTCATCCTCTTTACTACGGAATTTGCCAGGGGAGCCTTTTTCCTTTCCTTCCTCCCCATATATGCCGTTAAGCACCTGGGCCTGTCCATAACTGCGGCTGGTTTTGCGGTTTCCGCCCATTATTTTACCGAAACTGCCTCCAAAACTGCCGCCGGCTGGCATTTCGACCGTACGGGCAGGCCGGTGTTGCTGATTGGTTTAATTACCGGCCTGGCGTCCCTGATGGCCATGAAACTGTGGCCTTTACCCGTTATTCTAGTGGGTGCCTCAGCCCTTTTGGGCCTGGGCATGTCCCCTGTCTGGCTGGGAGTAATGAGTGAGGTGGCCCCGGTTGAGATGCCCGGCCGGGCCAGCCGCGTCGGTCTGGTTTTTGCCGCATGGTTGGCCGGGGCCGGCGCCGGGCTGGTAGCCGTAAATTTCATCTTACACAGGGGATTTGAGCCGGCCTTTTCCATGATCATCATCCTGTGGCTGGTTTCCGTAGTTCTTACCCTGTTTATTTTACCTTCCAGGGGTCGCCGCGAAAAGCAAACCAGGCAGGGTATTTTTCTTTCCCTTGCCCGCCTGGCAACCAATCCAGCAGTAACACGGATCTTAATCCCGGGAATGTTTTTACAAACCTTTTGCGCAGGTCTTTTGTTACCCGTACTGCCCCTTTTTGCGCAAAACCAGCTGGGCTTAAGTTATAACCAGTACGGCCTTTTGCTTCTAGCAGGTGGAGGAACCGCCGTGCTTGGCCTCCTTCCGATGGGAATGGTATTGGGCCGCCTGACCCTGAATAGCCTTTTAGCCGCCGGGTTTGGATTAAGCGCCCTTTGTCTGGGTTTACTTGCCGTCAGCCACGGCCCCCAAAGTGCCTTTCCCCTGGCTATCTTGCTTGGTCTTTCCTATGCCGTAATCCTGCCAGCCTGGAACACCTTGCTGGCCAGGGTTATCCCCCCGGAGCGACAGGCTACGGGGTGGGGTGTTTTCGCCACCGTTGAGGGTTTGGGAGCAGCCATTGGTCCGGCCCTGGGCAGCCTGGTGGCCAGGTACGGAGGCATCACGGCTCCTATCATGCTGGCAACGCTGCTCCTTATAACCGTAGCTATCTTTTACACCTTTTACCCTCTGGAAAAATTTCTTGTTAAATAA
- a CDS encoding D-alanyl-D-alanine carboxypeptidase family protein: protein MRRLWTTFFCCLLLLFSQAAQAASLPQTLGEAALLMDARNGQVLYQKNASSPMYPASTTKILTAIIALEHSRLDEVVTVSREAARVEGSAIGLQEGERLTMEDLLYALLLASANDAAIAIAEHVAGSVPAFAALMNEKARSIGARASSFQNPSGLPDPRHYTTAHDLALIARYAMQNPTFRTIVSTRLKQIRRPDADRSKGPPQEHLWNHNRLLSRYEGAIGVKTGYTVEAGQCLVAAAQRDNRELIAVILNSQGAAVYSDARVLLDYGFSAFKPVRLVEKGEKVSSFSVPGGAEEVEAITGNSFYINFPAGEKPSFERKIVMRQDLRAPLSTGQKVGELVFTQAGGKELGRVELLSARAVEISATRRWFAWLLGAIVFVVALRLRTIMVRRRRRRLRYPPYLR, encoded by the coding sequence ATGCGGCGCCTGTGGACAACCTTTTTTTGTTGCCTTTTGCTTTTATTTTCCCAAGCTGCCCAAGCGGCGTCACTACCGCAAACATTAGGGGAAGCGGCTTTGCTGATGGACGCGCGGAACGGGCAGGTTCTATACCAGAAAAATGCCAGCTCGCCCATGTATCCGGCCAGTACTACTAAGATTCTCACGGCCATTATAGCCCTGGAACATTCCCGCCTGGATGAAGTGGTTACTGTTTCCCGGGAAGCCGCCCGGGTTGAGGGATCTGCCATCGGCTTGCAGGAAGGCGAGAGGCTCACCATGGAGGACCTCCTGTATGCGCTGTTGCTGGCTTCAGCCAATGATGCGGCTATAGCCATTGCCGAACATGTAGCCGGTTCGGTCCCTGCTTTTGCTGCTTTAATGAATGAAAAGGCACGCTCAATCGGAGCCCGGGCAAGTAGTTTCCAGAATCCCAGCGGTCTGCCCGACCCCCGGCATTATACTACTGCCCACGACCTGGCCCTGATTGCCCGGTATGCCATGCAAAATCCTACCTTCAGAACCATTGTGTCCACCCGTTTGAAGCAGATCCGGCGGCCGGATGCGGACAGAAGTAAAGGACCTCCCCAGGAGCACCTCTGGAATCACAACCGGCTTCTTTCCCGTTATGAAGGGGCCATCGGGGTTAAGACCGGTTATACCGTTGAGGCGGGGCAATGCCTGGTGGCCGCCGCCCAACGCGATAACCGGGAATTAATTGCCGTGATTTTGAACAGTCAGGGGGCCGCTGTTTACAGTGATGCCCGGGTCCTGCTTGACTATGGTTTTTCCGCCTTTAAGCCTGTCAGGTTGGTGGAAAAGGGGGAGAAGGTATCTTCCTTTTCCGTGCCCGGTGGTGCTGAAGAAGTTGAGGCCATTACCGGGAACAGTTTTTATATTAATTTTCCCGCCGGTGAAAAGCCATCCTTTGAGCGGAAAATCGTTATGCGCCAGGATTTACGGGCACCTCTGTCCACAGGGCAAAAGGTGGGGGAACTGGTTTTTACCCAGGCCGGGGGTAAAGAGCTAGGGCGGGTGGAGTTGTTATCGGCTCGGGCCGTAGAGATCAGTGCGACCAGGCGTTGGTTTGCCTGGCTTCTGGGTGCGATTGTATTTGTTGTGGCTTTGCGCTTAAGGACCATTATGGTGCGCCGCCGGCGCCGGCGGTTGCGCTACCCGCCATATTTACGCTAA
- a CDS encoding Fur family transcriptional regulator codes for MQRVINEVEEKLRAGDSKLTPRREHILRVLLENKDKHLSAEEIYNLVKQKAPDVGLATVYRTLELFLDFDIIHSIDFGDGRKRYEFGGERGEGHHHHHLVCTSCGKIIEVNEDLLEDLEKRVTEAYNFTITDHELKFFGYCKKCAVKED; via the coding sequence ATGCAAAGAGTCATTAACGAGGTGGAGGAAAAACTCCGGGCCGGCGACTCTAAACTTACGCCGCGCCGGGAGCATATCCTGCGCGTGCTTTTGGAAAATAAAGACAAACATTTAAGTGCGGAGGAGATTTATAATCTGGTTAAACAAAAAGCTCCCGACGTGGGACTGGCCACAGTTTACCGCACTTTAGAACTCTTTTTAGATTTTGATATTATCCACAGCATTGATTTCGGGGACGGACGCAAACGCTATGAGTTTGGTGGTGAGCGGGGAGAAGGACACCATCACCATCATCTCGTCTGTACCAGTTGCGGAAAAATTATAGAGGTTAATGAAGATTTGTTGGAAGATCTGGAAAAACGGGTTACGGAAGCCTATAACTTCACCATTACCGACCACGAGTTAAAATTTTTCGGATATTGTAAGAAATGTGCAGTTAAGGAGGATTAA
- a CDS encoding DUF4912 domain-containing protein has translation MELPRHYNENRLVLMVQEPTVIFSYWELSRGQWESLGEGRSLFLRIYTTGSNRVSNVLKEVSLPPFTNDWYFCDLLPDQTYQAELGYYGPEGEFYPLLRSNRVVTPRTRRVEGMVRFLKVKTVIQNTTNRDTAEEQWESNAVWEGYSSVDLSHRS, from the coding sequence ATGGAACTGCCGCGGCACTACAATGAAAACAGGCTGGTTCTGATGGTACAGGAACCCACCGTCATTTTCAGTTACTGGGAATTGTCCCGGGGGCAGTGGGAGTCCCTGGGAGAAGGGCGTTCTTTATTTTTAAGGATTTATACTACCGGGTCGAACCGGGTGAGTAACGTTTTAAAGGAAGTGTCTCTTCCCCCCTTTACTAACGACTGGTATTTTTGCGATCTGCTTCCGGACCAAACTTACCAGGCCGAACTCGGTTATTACGGGCCGGAGGGAGAATTTTATCCCCTGCTTCGTTCCAACCGGGTCGTTACGCCCCGTACCCGGAGAGTGGAGGGAATGGTTCGGTTTTTGAAGGTGAAGACAGTTATTCAGAACACTACAAACAGAGATACCGCAGAAGAACAATGGGAGAGCAATGCTGTTTGGGAAGGATACAGTTCAGTAGACTTATCGCATAGGAGCTAA